Proteins from a genomic interval of Pseudomonas anuradhapurensis:
- the dut gene encoding dUTP diphosphatase: MHALQAKILDPRLGSEFPLPQYATPGSAGLDLRALLKEDTIIEPGQTLLIPTGLSIYIGDPGLAAVILPRSGLGHKHGIVLGNLVGLIDSDYQGELMVSCWNRGNTAFTIAVGERIAQLVLVPVVQAHFDIVEAFDETQRGAGGFGHSGSH; encoded by the coding sequence ATGCACGCTCTTCAAGCCAAGATCCTCGACCCACGCCTGGGCAGCGAATTCCCTCTGCCGCAGTACGCCACCCCCGGCTCCGCCGGCCTCGACCTGCGCGCCCTGCTCAAGGAAGACACCATCATCGAGCCGGGCCAGACCCTGCTGATCCCTACCGGCCTGTCGATCTACATTGGCGACCCAGGCCTGGCAGCGGTGATCCTGCCGCGCTCGGGCCTGGGCCATAAGCACGGCATCGTGCTGGGCAACCTGGTCGGGCTGATCGACTCGGACTACCAGGGCGAGCTGATGGTGTCGTGCTGGAACCGTGGCAACACCGCGTTCACCATCGCGGTGGGCGAACGTATCGCCCAGTTGGTGCTGGTACCGGTGGTACAGGCCCATTTCGACATCGTCGAAGCGTTCGATGAAACCCAGCGTGGCGCTGGCGGCTTCGGCCATTCTGGCAGCCACTGA
- a CDS encoding cupin domain-containing protein translates to MSIASIIDFAQVITEAERYRPAAEKILKGEPDQAVYNHYSSPCGQFAAGVWEGEVGQWTVNYTEHEYCEIVQGVSVLRDQDGGAKTLRTGDRFVIPAGFKGTWEVLEPCRKIYVMFEQK, encoded by the coding sequence ATGAGCATTGCCAGCATCATCGACTTCGCCCAGGTCATCACCGAGGCCGAACGCTACCGCCCGGCGGCGGAAAAAATCCTCAAGGGCGAGCCCGACCAGGCCGTCTATAACCATTATTCCAGCCCCTGCGGGCAGTTCGCCGCTGGCGTGTGGGAGGGTGAAGTGGGGCAGTGGACGGTGAACTACACCGAGCATGAATACTGCGAGATCGTTCAGGGCGTGTCGGTGCTGCGCGACCAGGACGGTGGCGCCAAGACCCTGCGTACGGGCGACCGGTTTGTCATCCCGGCCGGCTTCAAGGGCACCTGGGAGGTGCTGGAGCCTTGCCGCAAGATCTATGTGATGTTCGAGCAGAAATGA
- the rpmB gene encoding 50S ribosomal protein L28 — MSRVCQVTGKGPVTGNNISHANNKTRRRFLPNLQHHRFWVESEKRFVRLRVSAKGMRVIDKRGIDVVLAELRARGEKF; from the coding sequence ATGTCGAGAGTCTGTCAAGTTACTGGTAAGGGTCCAGTAACCGGGAACAACATTTCCCACGCAAACAACAAAACCCGTCGTCGTTTCCTGCCGAACCTGCAGCACCACCGTTTCTGGGTTGAATCCGAGAAGCGTTTCGTGCGTCTGCGCGTATCCGCCAAAGGCATGCGCGTCATTGACAAGCGTGGTATCGACGTAGTGCTGGCCGAGCTGCGCGCTCGCGGCGAAAAGTTCTAA
- the radC gene encoding RadC family protein encodes MNIREWPAEERPREKLLQRGAAVLSDAELLAVLLGSGVAGRNVLDLARGLLARFGGLRQFLEADRDAVLREPGIGAVKYAQLQALLEIGRRYLDENIERAAVLEGPAAVRRYLKAMLRHEASEVFGCLFLDTKHRPLAFEILFRGTIDRASVYPREVVRRALLHNAAALILCHNHPSGNSEPSQDDVHLTLSLKRGLALIDVRVLDHIIIGDGEPLSMVEHGWIVA; translated from the coding sequence ATGAATATCAGGGAGTGGCCGGCGGAAGAGCGGCCGAGGGAGAAATTGTTGCAGCGTGGAGCGGCGGTGCTTTCGGATGCCGAGTTGCTCGCTGTACTGCTCGGCTCGGGAGTTGCCGGGCGCAATGTGCTGGACCTGGCGCGAGGGCTGCTGGCGCGGTTTGGCGGGCTCAGGCAGTTTCTTGAAGCCGATCGCGACGCTGTACTGCGTGAGCCGGGCATAGGGGCCGTTAAATATGCCCAGTTACAGGCGCTTTTGGAGATCGGCCGGCGTTATCTGGATGAGAACATCGAGCGCGCAGCGGTTCTCGAAGGCCCGGCGGCGGTACGGCGTTATCTCAAGGCCATGCTGCGTCATGAAGCCAGTGAGGTATTCGGTTGCCTGTTTCTCGATACCAAGCACAGGCCGTTGGCTTTTGAAATCCTGTTCAGGGGTACGATAGACCGGGCGAGTGTCTACCCGCGGGAGGTGGTACGGCGGGCGTTGCTGCACAACGCGGCGGCGTTGATCCTGTGCCACAACCACCCCTCGGGCAATAGTGAACCCAGCCAGGACGATGTGCATCTGACCCTGTCGTTGAAGCGCGGGCTGGCGTTGATCGATGTGCGGGTGCTGGATCACATCATTATCGGTGACGGGGAGCCGCTGTCGATGGTCGAGCATGGGTGGATTGTGGCTTAG
- a CDS encoding MFS transporter translates to MRWGSYFAVLASVLSVGLALGVSMPLVSLRLEAWGYGSFAIGVMAAMPALGVLVGASLASRLAGWVGVPSAMRLCLWGGALSIGLVALLPSYPLWLFLRLLIGMSLTVVFILGESWINQLVVEQWRGRLVALYGSSYALSQLAGPLVLGFLGSDDDFGFWAATALLLVAPLILLGRGGAPSTEACTVTFSDLFAFCRRLPVIAWAIALFASFEAMILTLLPVYCLQQGFSTETALFMVSTVVVGDAVLQLPIGALADRMSRRALFTGCAVTLLVSSLVIPLSLHTPLIWPLWVLFGASAGGLFTLSLVLIGERYRDDELVRANAHVAQLWGIGCLLGPLLAGAGSQWLSGHALPLLLALGAAGLVVLTRRRGAFEPASA, encoded by the coding sequence ATGCGTTGGGGGAGCTACTTCGCCGTACTGGCATCGGTGCTCAGCGTCGGGCTGGCGCTCGGCGTGAGCATGCCGCTGGTATCCTTGCGCCTGGAGGCGTGGGGCTATGGCAGCTTCGCCATTGGCGTGATGGCCGCGATGCCGGCGCTGGGTGTACTGGTCGGCGCCAGCCTGGCCAGCCGCCTGGCTGGCTGGGTCGGCGTCCCTTCAGCCATGCGCCTTTGCCTGTGGGGCGGGGCGCTGTCGATCGGCCTGGTCGCCTTGCTGCCCAGTTATCCGCTGTGGCTGTTCTTGCGCCTGCTGATCGGTATGTCGCTGACCGTGGTGTTCATCCTCGGCGAGAGCTGGATCAACCAGTTGGTGGTAGAGCAGTGGCGAGGCCGCCTGGTGGCGCTGTATGGCAGCAGCTATGCCCTCAGCCAGCTGGCCGGGCCGTTGGTGCTCGGCTTTCTCGGCTCCGATGATGACTTTGGCTTCTGGGCCGCTACCGCCTTGCTACTGGTGGCACCGCTGATTCTCCTGGGGCGTGGCGGCGCACCGAGCACCGAAGCCTGCACTGTCACCTTCAGCGACCTGTTCGCCTTCTGCCGGCGTTTGCCGGTGATTGCCTGGGCCATCGCCCTGTTCGCCTCGTTCGAGGCGATGATCCTGACGTTACTCCCGGTGTACTGCCTGCAGCAGGGTTTCAGTACCGAAACGGCCCTGTTCATGGTCAGTACCGTGGTGGTGGGCGATGCGGTGTTGCAACTGCCCATTGGCGCGCTGGCTGACCGTATGTCGCGACGTGCCCTGTTCACCGGTTGTGCGGTGACCTTGCTGGTGTCCAGCCTGGTCATTCCGCTATCGCTGCACACGCCGCTGATCTGGCCGCTGTGGGTGTTGTTCGGGGCCAGCGCCGGGGGCTTGTTCACCTTGTCGCTGGTGTTGATCGGCGAGCGCTACCGCGATGATGAGCTGGTCCGGGCCAATGCCCATGTGGCACAACTGTGGGGCATTGGCTGCCTGCTCGGGCCATTGCTGGCAGGGGCGGGAAGCCAGTGGCTCAGTGGGCACGCGCTGCCGTTGCTGTTGGCGCTGGGGGCTGCGGGGTTGGTGGTGTTGACCCGGCGGCGTGGGGCTTTCGAGCCTGCATCGGCTTGA
- the coaBC gene encoding bifunctional phosphopantothenoylcysteine decarboxylase/phosphopantothenate--cysteine ligase CoaBC → MQRLYRKRIVLGVGGGIAAYKSAELIRRLLEHGAQVRVVMTRGGAEFITPLTLQALSGHPVHMDLLDPAAEAAMGHIELAKWADLVLIAPATADLMARMAQGMADDLLTTLVLATDATVAVAPAMNQAMWRDPATQANLELLKSRGIQVFGPASGSQACGDVGLGRMLEATDLAWCAAESFKRQALTGKHVLITAGPTQENIDPVRYITNHSSGKMGFALAEAAAEAGARVTLVTGPVHLPTPDRVSRIDVVSARDMLAACEAAMPCDLFIASAAVADYRPEVVATQKLKKDPTTGDGMLLQMVRNPDILATIAGRADRPFSVGFAAETEHLLDYATRKLKDKNLDLIVANDVANPSIGFNSEENALTVIDRQQHQTLFAQTSKGKIARQLVAFIAERLNQVQ, encoded by the coding sequence ATGCAGCGGCTGTATCGCAAGCGCATCGTTCTCGGCGTGGGTGGCGGCATTGCCGCCTACAAAAGCGCCGAACTGATTCGCCGACTCCTGGAGCACGGCGCGCAGGTGCGCGTCGTCATGACCCGTGGTGGTGCAGAGTTCATCACCCCGCTGACCCTGCAGGCACTGTCCGGCCACCCGGTGCACATGGACCTGCTCGACCCTGCCGCCGAAGCGGCCATGGGCCACATCGAACTGGCCAAGTGGGCCGACCTGGTGCTGATCGCCCCGGCCACCGCCGACCTCATGGCGCGCATGGCCCAAGGCATGGCCGATGACCTGCTGACCACCCTGGTGCTGGCTACCGACGCCACCGTCGCCGTGGCCCCGGCCATGAACCAGGCGATGTGGCGCGATCCCGCCACCCAGGCCAACCTCGAGCTGCTCAAGAGCCGTGGCATCCAGGTGTTCGGTCCGGCGTCCGGCAGCCAGGCCTGTGGCGACGTGGGCCTGGGCCGCATGCTCGAAGCCACCGACCTGGCCTGGTGTGCCGCGGAAAGCTTCAAGCGCCAGGCACTGACCGGCAAGCATGTGCTGATCACCGCCGGCCCGACCCAGGAAAACATCGACCCGGTGCGCTACATCACCAATCATAGCTCCGGCAAGATGGGCTTCGCCCTGGCCGAAGCGGCCGCAGAAGCCGGGGCTCGGGTCACCCTCGTCACCGGCCCGGTGCACTTGCCAACCCCCGACCGGGTCAGCCGCATCGACGTGGTCAGCGCGCGGGACATGCTCGCCGCCTGTGAAGCGGCCATGCCGTGTGACCTGTTCATCGCCTCGGCGGCGGTCGCGGACTACCGCCCGGAAGTCGTTGCCACGCAGAAACTCAAGAAGGATCCTACGACCGGCGACGGCATGCTGCTGCAGATGGTGCGCAATCCCGATATCCTTGCCACCATCGCCGGCCGTGCCGACCGCCCGTTCAGCGTCGGCTTCGCCGCCGAAACCGAACACTTGCTCGACTACGCCACGCGCAAGCTCAAGGACAAGAACCTCGACCTGATCGTTGCCAATGATGTGGCCAACCCCAGCATCGGCTTCAACAGCGAAGAAAACGCCTTGACCGTAATCGACCGCCAGCAGCACCAGACCCTCTTCGCGCAGACCAGCAAGGGCAAGATCGCCCGGCAACTGGTCGCCTTCATCGCCGAACGGCTCAATCAGGTTCAATAA
- a CDS encoding ABC transporter substrate-binding protein, with translation MRAAALSLLFNSVFAAGALFAAGVAQAAPLSVCSEASPEGFDVVQYNSLTTTNATADVLMNRLVEFDAQQGKVVPSLAASWTVSADGLVYDFSLRDDVKFHTTAYFKPSRALNADDVLFSFQRMLYPAHAWHKTAPGGYPHAQSLQLGSLIKAIEAPTPNTVRFTLNHPDATFLATLSMGFASIYSAEYADKLLKAGTPEKLNSQPVGTGPFVFQRFQKDAMVRYRANPDYFAGKPAVDPLIFAITTDANVRLQKLKRGECQVALSPKPLDIAEAGKDGNLKVATTPAFMTAFVAINSQHRPLDKPEVRQAINLAFDKQAYLKAVFEDSAVAANGPYPPNTWSYAKDLPGYTLDLKKAKALLNKAGLAEGFNTTIWTRPSGSLLNPNPSLGAQMLQADLAKVGIKAEIRVIEWGELIRRAKAGEHDLLFMGWAGDNGDPDNFLSPQFSCAAVQSGTNFARFCDSRLDQLISAGRTTNDQSVRSRLYQQAQTLIQQQALWVPLAHPTAATLLRRDVEGYQVSPFGRVDFSKVSVTR, from the coding sequence ATGCGTGCCGCCGCCCTTTCCTTATTGTTCAACTCCGTGTTCGCCGCCGGCGCCCTGTTCGCCGCCGGCGTTGCCCAGGCTGCCCCGCTGAGCGTCTGCAGCGAGGCCAGCCCCGAAGGCTTCGACGTGGTGCAGTACAACTCGCTGACCACCACCAACGCCACCGCCGACGTGCTGATGAACCGGCTGGTGGAGTTCGATGCGCAGCAAGGCAAGGTGGTGCCGAGCCTGGCGGCCAGCTGGACGGTATCGGCCGACGGCCTGGTCTATGACTTCAGCCTGCGCGATGACGTGAAATTCCACACTACCGCCTACTTCAAGCCCAGCCGCGCACTGAATGCCGACGATGTGCTGTTCAGCTTCCAGCGCATGCTCTACCCCGCCCATGCCTGGCACAAGACCGCACCGGGTGGTTACCCGCATGCCCAGTCGTTGCAGCTGGGCAGCCTGATCAAGGCGATCGAGGCGCCGACGCCAAACACCGTGCGCTTCACCCTCAACCACCCGGACGCCACGTTCCTGGCCACCTTGAGCATGGGCTTCGCCTCGATCTACTCCGCCGAATATGCCGACAAGCTGCTCAAGGCCGGCACCCCGGAGAAGCTCAACAGCCAGCCGGTCGGCACCGGGCCGTTCGTGTTCCAGCGCTTCCAGAAGGACGCCATGGTGCGCTACCGCGCCAACCCGGACTATTTTGCCGGCAAGCCGGCGGTCGACCCGCTGATCTTCGCCATCACCACCGACGCCAATGTGCGCCTGCAGAAACTCAAGCGCGGTGAGTGCCAGGTGGCCTTGTCGCCCAAGCCACTGGACATTGCCGAAGCAGGCAAGGATGGCAACCTCAAGGTGGCCACCACCCCGGCCTTCATGACGGCCTTTGTCGCCATCAACAGCCAGCACCGGCCGCTGGACAAGCCGGAGGTACGCCAGGCCATCAATCTGGCTTTCGACAAGCAGGCCTACCTGAAGGCGGTGTTCGAGGACTCCGCAGTGGCCGCCAATGGCCCCTACCCGCCCAACACCTGGAGCTACGCCAAGGACCTGCCCGGCTATACGCTGGACCTGAAAAAAGCCAAGGCGCTGCTGAACAAGGCTGGCCTGGCCGAAGGCTTCAACACCACCATCTGGACCCGCCCGTCGGGCAGCCTGCTCAACCCCAACCCCAGCCTGGGCGCGCAGATGCTGCAGGCAGACCTGGCCAAGGTTGGCATCAAGGCAGAAATCCGCGTGATCGAATGGGGCGAGCTGATCCGCCGCGCCAAGGCCGGCGAGCATGACTTGCTGTTCATGGGCTGGGCAGGTGACAACGGCGACCCGGACAACTTCCTCAGCCCGCAGTTTTCCTGCGCGGCGGTGCAATCGGGGACCAACTTCGCCCGCTTCTGCGACAGCCGCCTGGATCAGCTGATCAGCGCCGGGCGCACCACCAATGACCAGAGCGTGCGCAGCCGGCTGTACCAGCAGGCGCAGACGTTGATCCAGCAACAGGCGCTGTGGGTGCCATTGGCGCACCCGACGGCGGCGACCTTGCTGCGCCGGGACGTCGAGGGGTATCAGGTGAGCCCGTTCGGGCGGGTGGACTTCAGCAAGGTCTCAGTGACCAGGTAA
- a CDS encoding aldehyde dehydrogenase — translation MTTLTRADWEQRAQQLKIEGRAFINGEYTDAASGETFECLSPVDGRFLAKVASCDLADANRAVENARATFNAGVWSQLAPAKRKAKLIRFADLLRKNVEELALLETLDMGKPIGDSSSIDIPGAANAIHWTAEAIDKVYDEVAPTPHDQLGLVTREPVGVVAAIVPWNFPLLMACWKLGPALATGNSVVLKPSEKSPLTAIRIAQLAIEAGIPAGVLNVLPGYGHTVGKALALHMDVDTLVFTGSTKIAKQLMVYAGESNMKRIWLEAGGKSPNIVFADAPDLQAAAEAAASAIAFNQGEVCTAGSRLLVERSIKDKFLPMVVEALKGWKPGNPLDPQTTVGALVDTQQMNTVLSYIEAGHKDGAKLLAGGKRTLEETGGTYVEPTIFDGVTNAMKIAQEEIFGPVLSVIAFDTAEEAVAIANDTPYGLAAGIWTSDISKAHKTARAVRAGSVWVNQYDGGDMTAPFGGFKQSGNGRDKSLHALEKYTELKATWIKL, via the coding sequence ATGACCACCCTGACTCGTGCGGACTGGGAACAGCGTGCCCAGCAACTGAAGATCGAAGGGCGTGCCTTCATCAACGGCGAATACACCGATGCCGCATCCGGTGAAACCTTCGAGTGCCTGAGCCCGGTCGACGGACGCTTCCTGGCCAAGGTTGCCAGCTGCGACCTGGCCGACGCCAACCGCGCTGTGGAAAACGCCCGTGCCACCTTCAACGCTGGGGTGTGGTCGCAACTGGCCCCGGCCAAGCGCAAGGCCAAGCTGATCCGCTTCGCCGACCTGTTGCGCAAGAACGTCGAAGAACTGGCGCTGCTGGAAACCCTGGACATGGGCAAGCCGATCGGCGATTCCTCCAGCATCGACATCCCGGGCGCAGCCAATGCCATCCACTGGACCGCCGAAGCCATCGACAAGGTCTACGACGAAGTCGCCCCGACCCCGCATGACCAGCTTGGCCTGGTTACCCGCGAACCAGTGGGTGTGGTCGCTGCCATCGTACCGTGGAACTTCCCGCTGCTGATGGCCTGCTGGAAACTCGGCCCGGCCCTGGCCACCGGTAACTCGGTGGTGCTCAAGCCGTCCGAAAAATCGCCGCTGACGGCCATTCGCATTGCCCAGCTGGCCATCGAAGCCGGTATCCCGGCAGGCGTACTGAACGTGCTGCCAGGCTACGGCCACACCGTGGGCAAGGCCCTGGCCCTGCACATGGATGTCGATACCCTGGTGTTCACCGGCTCGACCAAGATTGCCAAGCAGCTGATGGTCTATGCTGGCGAATCGAACATGAAGCGCATCTGGCTGGAAGCGGGCGGCAAGAGCCCGAACATCGTCTTCGCCGATGCCCCGGACCTGCAGGCAGCAGCCGAGGCCGCTGCCAGCGCCATCGCCTTCAACCAGGGGGAAGTGTGCACCGCAGGTTCGCGTCTGCTGGTCGAGCGCTCGATCAAGGACAAGTTCCTGCCCATGGTGGTCGAGGCCCTGAAAGGTTGGAAGCCAGGTAACCCGCTGGACCCACAGACTACCGTCGGTGCCCTGGTCGATACCCAGCAGATGAACACCGTGCTGTCGTACATCGAGGCCGGTCACAAGGATGGCGCCAAGCTGCTGGCTGGCGGCAAGCGCACCCTGGAAGAGACCGGTGGCACCTATGTCGAGCCGACCATCTTCGACGGCGTGACCAACGCGATGAAGATCGCCCAGGAAGAGATCTTCGGCCCGGTACTGTCGGTAATCGCCTTCGATACCGCCGAAGAGGCCGTGGCCATTGCCAACGACACGCCGTATGGCCTGGCGGCGGGCATCTGGACGTCGGATATCTCCAAGGCGCACAAGACCGCTCGTGCCGTACGCGCTGGCAGCGTCTGGGTCAACCAGTACGATGGCGGCGACATGACTGCGCCGTTCGGTGGCTTCAAGCAGTCGGGTAACGGTCGTGACAAGTCGCTGCACGCGCTGGAGAAGTACACCGAGCTGAAGGCGACCTGGATCAAGCTGTAA
- the rpmG gene encoding 50S ribosomal protein L33, translated as MRELIRLVSSAGTGHFYTTDKNKRTTPDKIEIKKYDPVVRKHVVYKEAKIK; from the coding sequence ATGCGTGAATTGATCCGTCTGGTTTCGAGTGCTGGCACTGGCCACTTCTACACCACCGACAAGAACAAGCGCACCACTCCGGACAAAATCGAGATCAAGAAATACGATCCGGTTGTTCGCAAGCACGTGGTGTACAAGGAAGCCAAGATCAAGTAA